GCCGATCCGTCCGGGCCGAAACGGCGCACGATCTCCTTGCGCCCACCGCGGGTGCCTTTGCCGATCGAGGTCTTGGCCACCGGGCGGCCATCGGCCTCGACCAGCTTGTAGACGAAGCCGGCGGTGGGCGCGCCCGAGCCGGTCACCAGGCTGGTGCCCACCCCGTAGCTGTCGACCGGCGCCGCGGCGAGGCGGGCGATCGCGTGCTCGTCCAGATCGCCGGTGACGACGATGCGGGTCGTTACCGCACCGAGCGCGTCGAGCTGGGCCCGGGCGGCGCGGGCGCCGGCGGCCAGGTCACCGCTGTCGATCCGGATCGCGCCGAGGCCGGTGCCCGCGGCCGCCACCGCGTTCGCGATGCCGGTGGTGATGTCGTAGGTGTCCACCAGCAGCGTGGTGCCGGCGCCGAGCGCGGCCACCTGGGCGGCGAAGGCGGCCGTCTCGTCGTCGTGGACGAGGGTGAAGGCATGTGCGCTGGTCCCGGCGCTGGGCACGCCGTAGCCGCGCGCCGCCTCCAGGTTGGACGTCCCGGCGAACCCGACGATGTAGGCCGCGCGGGCCGCTGCCACCGCGGCCTGCTCGTGGGTGCGCCGGCCACCCATCTCCAGGCAGGGCCGGTCTCCCGCGGCGGCGACCATGCGGGCACCGGCCGCCGCGACGGCACTGTCGTGGTTGAGCACGGACAGCACGAGCGTCTCCAGCAGAACGCACTCGGCGAACGTGCCCTCCACCACCAGGACAGGGGTTCCCGGCAGGAAGGGCTCCCCCTCCGCGAATCCGTGGATGTCGCCGCCGAACCGGTAGCCGGCCAGCCAGTCGACGGTCCGGTCGTCGACGACGCCGGTGGACCGCAGGTGCTCTGTCTCCCGCGGACCGAACCGGAACTGTTCGATGGCGGCGAGCAGGCGGCCCGTCCCGGCGAGGACGCCGAAGCGGCGGCCGGCCGGCAGGGAGCGGGTGAAGACCTCGAAGACCGCCCGGCGGCCGGCCATGCCCGAGCGCAGGGCCGCCTGCAGCATGGTCAGCTCGTAGTGGTCGGTCAGCAACGCCGTGGACGTCGGAACCGCAGACGTCGGGACCGCGGGCGTCGGAACCGCAGACGTCGGGACCGCGGACGCCGGGCCTGTCGGCGCCGGGACGGTGGACTGCGGAGCCGAGGACGTCAGGGCCGTGGGGGTTGGGACCGTGGACATCCGGACCAGGGTAGGGACGAGAGCCGCCTGGCGCATCACATCTCGACCGGGCCGCGAGCCGCCGCGCCGGGCGCCGGCCAGGCCGCCGACCGCGGCGCCGGAGGCGGCACCTGGAGTGCGCGCCCTGGCATACCCAGCAACACGGCCGGGTATGCCTGAGAGCGGCTCGAAACACTCATCAGGCTATGTGATTCACGACACAGGCCTCGTTAACGGAGCGTAACCAGGATCGCCCCATCAAGGCGCCCTGAAGCGCAACCAGGGCCTGGGATCGGCCTGTTACGCGCGATCTGGCCGGTACCCACTTAGTTACTGTCCCAAGAACCCCCGGTCCGTGAGATCGTCGTGCGCGTGGACCGAAGCTATGCCGGGGTTTTCCTCGTGGTCGTCGGCGGCGCGCTGCTCGCCCTGCTGGTCGCCGGGCGTCGCGCGGGAGGGAGCCTCGTCCGTGAGGTCTGGGGGCGAATGGGCCTGCTGCGCTGGGTGTTTGTACTGATCATCGTGGTGGTGTTCCTTGATCTGGCGGACGGGGCCGCTAATCGGTGATCACCAGTCGAGGGGCCGAAAGACTCCAGAAGTGCGCCCAATGGCCAAGACGTGGCACCCCGGGGTTTCCACCACGATCACCCGGTCCCGCGCCGGAACGTCGCACTGCGAGTTCACCCCGTCCCCACCCCAATAACAGCAGGTATCGGCGGCGTCGCAGTGCGCTATAAATGATGGATAATGCGCACAGTTCGATTTATGTGTTCACGCCCCTACATGCCTGACTCGTTATGCTCACTTCGCGTTACTCCGACGCCGGACGAGAGGACAGCGGGTGACTGGACAAACCTGGCTGTGGACCCCACCGCGGCCGACTCCAACAAGTGTTGGAATCGGGTCGCTGCTACGGGCGTACCGGCAGGCCCATGGCCTGACCCAGCAGCAACTCGCCGACCTTCTCGGCTTCGACCAGTCCTATGTGTCGAAGGTCGAGAGCGGTCGGCGGGCGATCCACGACATCTCCACGCTGCGCCACATCGCCCGCAACCTCGGACTGTCACCCGAGGACGTCGGACTCGCCCCCGGCGGTCTGGCCGACCGGCGTCGTGAGCCACCGCGCGGCTCGACAGTAGAGAAGGTGGCCGGCAGCCAGCGCGCCTGGCGCCTCACCCGCGACCACCTGAACCACCACCGGATCAGCCTGGCGCGCGCCGCCGCGCGGCTGTACCCGGAGACCTACCGCCTCGGCAACGGCCTGCTCGCCCGCCCCGGCTGGGTGTGGGACACGCCGGTCGACATCAACGACATCGGCCTGCGCTGGGAGGAGGCGGCCGGTGAGCCGGCGCTCACCGGAGCCGAGCCCGAGGCCGACGCGACCCGCCCGCTGGTCGGCGACGGTGGCGCGCAGTCCCGCTACCAGCGTTACACCCGGGCGATGCGCGACCTCGACCGGCCGACCCTCTTCGAGAACCGGCTGAGCTTCCGCCTGCTGGACGTCGCGGAGACCGCCGGCGCCGCCCCGACCCTCACGTTCGGACACACCACATACTTCGACGCGGTCGACGTCTGCGAGACCGTGGCGCACGAGACCGCCGCGGCCATGATGGGCGGCGAGCTCGCCTGGCCCGCGCTGCCGTTCCGCCGCCGCATCGGCGACCCGTTCGACCTGGCCGGCCGCGTCGCGCTGCCGTCCATCAACACCCTGACCATCCGCCTCGACCGGGGCAGCGCCAGCTTCGTGCTGCACCGCCGCAGCGCCGGCTCGGTGGCGACCGCGGGCGGGGTCTACCACGTGCTGCCCGCCGGGGTGTTCCAGCCGTCCGGCATCACCCCGTTCCACCACGACGCCGACTTCGACCTGTGGCGCAACGTCATGCGCGAGCTCAGCGAGGAACTGCTCGGCAACGCCGAGCACGACGGCAGCTCGTCCCGGCCGATCGACTACGACACCGACGAGCCGTTCCGCTCCTTCGAGCAGGCACGCCGGGCCGGTGGCCTGCGGGTCTTCTGCTTCGGGATCGGCCTGGACGCCCTGACGCTGTTCGGTGAGATCCTCACCGTGCTCGTCGTGGAGGCCGACACGTTCGACTCGCTGTTCGCGGACATGGTCCGCACCAACGCCGAGGGATCGGTCGTGTCGACCGGACCGGGCCGCCAGGCGCATGAGGGAATCCCCTTCACCCAGGCCTCGCTGCGCCGGCTGGTGGACACCGAGCCGCTCGCTCCGTCCGCCGCGGCCTGCCTGGAGCTCGCCTGGCGGCACCGGGAGACCCTGCTGCCGGGCCTGCGCTCGCGGTCAGCGGTCTGATCAGGCCGCTGTGCGCATCCTCGTCACCGGCGCCTCGGGGTTCGTCGGCGGTGTGACCGCCGACCTGCTCTGCGCCGCCGGCCACCAGGTCACCGCCCTCGTTCGGGACGCGACAGCGCGGTCGCGGCTGTCGCGGATGGTCGAGGTGGTCCAGGCGGACCTCCTCGAACCGCGTCAGCTCGCCGCGGCCGGCGTCAGCCGCGGGTTCGACGGGGTGTGCCACCTGGCCGCGTTGACCCGGGTGCGGGAATCCCGCGAGACGCCGCTGCGGTACTTCGCCGCGAACGTCACCGGAACAATCAACCTGCTCGCGGCCCTCGATGCGGGCACTCGGGCGACCGGCGTGGCCCCCCGGTTCGTGTTCGGCTCCAGCTGCGCC
This portion of the Parafrankia irregularis genome encodes:
- a CDS encoding nicotinate phosphoribosyltransferase — encoded protein: MSTVPTPTALTSSAPQSTVPAPTGPASAVPTSAVPTPAVPTSAVPTSTALLTDHYELTMLQAALRSGMAGRRAVFEVFTRSLPAGRRFGVLAGTGRLLAAIEQFRFGPRETEHLRSTGVVDDRTVDWLAGYRFGGDIHGFAEGEPFLPGTPVLVVEGTFAECVLLETLVLSVLNHDSAVAAAGARMVAAAGDRPCLEMGGRRTHEQAAVAAARAAYIVGFAGTSNLEAARGYGVPSAGTSAHAFTLVHDDETAAFAAQVAALGAGTTLLVDTYDITTGIANAVAAAGTGLGAIRIDSGDLAAGARAARAQLDALGAVTTRIVVTGDLDEHAIARLAAAPVDSYGVGTSLVTGSGAPTAGFVYKLVEADGRPVAKTSIGKGTRGGRKEIVRRFGPDGSAVADVIIPGGEWPGAARARGAAPAAPANAADPADAADPAARAAPADRPLLVPLMRAGAVVAETLVGAAGVTRARDHHRAALASLPAAARDVRYGQPCLPVVVAGDGTRPVS
- a CDS encoding helix-turn-helix domain-containing protein, whose translation is MTGQTWLWTPPRPTPTSVGIGSLLRAYRQAHGLTQQQLADLLGFDQSYVSKVESGRRAIHDISTLRHIARNLGLSPEDVGLAPGGLADRRREPPRGSTVEKVAGSQRAWRLTRDHLNHHRISLARAAARLYPETYRLGNGLLARPGWVWDTPVDINDIGLRWEEAAGEPALTGAEPEADATRPLVGDGGAQSRYQRYTRAMRDLDRPTLFENRLSFRLLDVAETAGAAPTLTFGHTTYFDAVDVCETVAHETAAAMMGGELAWPALPFRRRIGDPFDLAGRVALPSINTLTIRLDRGSASFVLHRRSAGSVATAGGVYHVLPAGVFQPSGITPFHHDADFDLWRNVMRELSEELLGNAEHDGSSSRPIDYDTDEPFRSFEQARRAGGLRVFCFGIGLDALTLFGEILTVLVVEADTFDSLFADMVRTNAEGSVVSTGPGRQAHEGIPFTQASLRRLVDTEPLAPSAAACLELAWRHRETLLPGLRSRSAV